One window of the Oceanicoccus sp. KOV_DT_Chl genome contains the following:
- a CDS encoding DUF1631 domain-containing protein, with amino-acid sequence MKKDTDYIQAVNNSTSPKSLPTLLRQVKENSISILLAQLENLFSSCDDLFFDLSSRAESNQEQNLYFESMREVRLKKNGVIACFKSEIETGFHQLASPGASKTKHQQDSNHPEHHSNLSLVQNDILEQDVAISSMSSKARANSQEALYHLTLRFDYLTPHSSVDQNNNPLDPQQICNYFANASKLLELNIKARIILLKQFDRIVTSKLASVYSSANNLLIDAGTLPKTERYKKSSPKAEQSPAQPIQPNVEFDLEELSSILALIRNQSPEQLATIIPNYTAYSANHGPAISNLELVNLLTTIQHNISPIQDSEPQLAEDLRQIIELILSNQEDNTPEKSVHQPDDDVINLVAMFFEFVLDDKSLPLPAQALISRLQIPTLKIALRDKTFFSNGKHPARQLINFIAETSIGLDDSAQHNKDRLYSLLAKITQDIIDNFTDDDSIFSEKLSELQSFSEKNEHKSKLIEKRTEQAAEGQARTKLAKLMAQKIMFEKLETSALPDAISEFLTTHWLNLLVLVHLKHGEESPEWIDAAQLIDDLIWASLRHQDTKSQQRYESIKPNLLQRISVGMNQISVTSEAANEHLASIEKTLDKLASGAHSDLLTRPLSAAQASQLGHQPGGGSKSWQDMTGVERQQARYKQLTYEYIRKAEQLPLQTWISYTDHKSGNVTRCKLSVKLEASDTYVFVNRFGFKVLEKARKDFACDMQAGRAVILNSSNIFDRAMSQVLGNLNSASSPKPEKI; translated from the coding sequence CTGCCAACGCTGTTACGTCAAGTGAAAGAGAATTCTATATCTATCTTATTAGCCCAACTTGAAAACCTGTTCAGCTCCTGCGACGACCTCTTTTTCGATCTATCCAGCCGTGCAGAAAGCAATCAGGAACAAAATCTATACTTTGAATCCATGCGTGAAGTTCGCCTCAAAAAGAATGGCGTCATCGCCTGCTTTAAAAGCGAAATCGAAACCGGGTTCCACCAGCTTGCCTCACCCGGTGCCAGCAAAACCAAGCACCAACAAGATAGCAACCACCCCGAACATCATAGCAACTTAAGCTTGGTGCAGAATGACATTCTTGAGCAAGATGTCGCCATTTCCAGCATGTCGAGCAAAGCACGGGCAAATTCTCAGGAGGCGCTTTACCACCTGACACTGCGTTTCGATTACCTCACCCCACACTCTTCAGTTGATCAAAACAATAATCCGCTCGATCCACAGCAAATTTGTAACTATTTTGCTAACGCGAGCAAACTATTAGAATTAAATATTAAAGCCCGTATTATTTTACTTAAGCAATTTGACCGTATCGTCACCTCTAAGCTGGCGTCTGTGTACTCTTCAGCCAACAACTTATTAATAGATGCCGGGACGCTTCCCAAAACGGAACGCTACAAAAAATCATCACCGAAGGCAGAGCAGTCACCCGCCCAACCCATTCAACCCAATGTTGAATTTGATCTGGAAGAATTAAGCTCTATTCTGGCGCTCATCCGCAATCAATCGCCCGAACAGCTCGCCACCATAATACCTAACTACACGGCGTACTCAGCCAACCACGGCCCCGCAATATCCAATCTTGAGCTAGTAAATTTGCTGACTACAATTCAGCACAATATCAGCCCGATACAGGATAGCGAACCGCAGCTAGCGGAAGACTTACGCCAAATTATTGAACTCATATTATCCAATCAGGAAGACAATACGCCTGAAAAATCTGTACACCAGCCTGACGACGATGTTATTAATTTAGTTGCCATGTTCTTTGAATTTGTATTGGACGATAAGAGCCTGCCGCTACCCGCCCAAGCATTAATCAGCCGGCTGCAAATACCGACACTAAAGATCGCCTTGCGGGATAAAACTTTTTTCAGCAATGGCAAGCACCCTGCCAGACAGCTGATTAACTTCATCGCTGAAACCAGCATCGGCCTTGATGATTCGGCGCAGCACAACAAAGACCGGTTATACAGCCTACTAGCCAAAATCACACAAGACATTATTGATAACTTCACCGATGACGACAGCATTTTTTCTGAAAAGCTTAGTGAGCTACAAAGCTTTTCAGAAAAAAATGAACATAAATCCAAGCTTATCGAAAAACGTACCGAGCAAGCCGCCGAAGGCCAGGCAAGAACCAAACTCGCCAAGCTCATGGCCCAAAAAATCATGTTTGAAAAGCTGGAAACGTCAGCTTTACCGGATGCTATCAGTGAATTTCTTACCACGCACTGGTTAAATCTATTAGTCCTTGTACACCTAAAACATGGCGAAGAAAGTCCAGAATGGATCGATGCTGCACAGCTAATTGATGACCTGATATGGGCTAGCCTGCGGCATCAGGACACCAAATCACAACAGCGCTATGAAAGCATCAAGCCAAATCTTTTGCAGCGAATCAGCGTTGGCATGAATCAAATCTCGGTCACCTCAGAAGCAGCTAACGAGCATCTGGCAAGTATCGAAAAAACACTCGACAAACTAGCATCAGGCGCTCACAGCGACTTGCTAACACGCCCACTAAGTGCGGCACAGGCATCACAACTAGGTCACCAACCAGGTGGCGGTAGCAAGAGCTGGCAGGACATGACTGGAGTCGAACGACAGCAAGCTCGCTACAAGCAACTGACTTATGAATATATTCGCAAAGCAGAACAACTGCCCCTGCAAACCTGGATTTCTTACACCGATCATAAGAGCGGCAATGTGACTCGCTGTAAACTGTCAGTCAAGCTGGAAGCTTCTGACACCTACGTGTTCGTCAACCGATTTGGCTTCAAAGTGCTGGAGAAAGCCCGCAAAGATTTTGCTTGTGATATGCAAGCAGGCAGAGCGGTTATTTTGAACTCATCCAATATTTTTGACCGAGCAATGAGCCAAGTACTGGGCAATTTGAATAGTGCCAGCTCACCCAAACCAGAAAAGATTTAA